In the Cetobacterium ceti genome, TGGAAATGATAAAATCTGCTTTTGATTGGACTTTAAACTATGATGAAATAGATTATATAATAGAGGGAAGACTTGAAATAGAAATAGATGGTAGAAAAATAGTTGGGGAAAAGGGAGATGTAATGGTTATTCCTAAAAATTCTTCAATAACATTTAGTGCTCCAGAATATGCTAAATTTGTATATGTTGTTTATCCAGCAAATTGGCAAGAACAACAGTAAGAATTATTTTAGGAGGAGCAAAATGAATAAATTTATGATAAAACCTGAAATAATATTTGGAGAAGATTCTCTAAATTATTTAAAGGATATAAAATATAACAGATTTTTAATTATAACAGATAAAAGTATGGTTCAACTTAAACTTGTGGATAAAATAACTGAAAAATTACCAAAAGACTCTAAAATTAAAATATTTAGTGAGGTAGAACCTAATCCTACAGTGGACGTTGTGGAAAAAGGTGTTAAAGAATTATTTTTCTTTCAACCTCAATGTATAATTGCTTTAGGTGGGGGATCTTCTATAGATGCATGTAAAGGAATACTTTATTTTGGAAATAAATTTTTTGAAAATTTAGGAAAATCAAATAAAAACATAGAATTTATAGCTATTCCTACCACAAGTGGAACAGGATCAGAAGTTACTTCATATAGTGTAATTACAAAGGGGAACAGTAAAATTGTCCTTGCCTATGATGAGATGCTTCCTAAAATTGCCCTTTTAAATCCAGGATTTATGAAAACACTCCCTAAAAAAATAATAGCAGATACTGGTATTGATGTATTAACTCATGGGATGGAAGCTTATGTATCTAAAAATAGAAATCCATTTACTAATTCTATGGCTTTAGAGGCTATAAAATTAGTATCTAAAAATCTTTTAGAACATTTTGAAAATCCAAAGGATTTAATTCCTAGAGAAAATATTCAATATGCTTCATGTCTTGCAGGAATTGCTTTTAATAATTCATCTTTAGGGATAAATCATAGTATTGCCCATTCCTTAGGAGCAAAATTTCATATTTCCCATGGACGTTCAAATGGAATTGTAATGCCCTATATAATAGATGTTAATGATCAAGGTGAAGAATTTTACGTGGAAATTGCAGATGTTTTAGGTCTTCCTGGAAGAACTCCTAAGGAAAAAAGACAAGCTTTAAAAATATATGTGGAAATTTTAAAAGAAAAGTTAGAAATACCAAAATCTTTAAAAGAATTAGGAGTTGATTTTGAAGAGTTTAAAAAATTACTTCCAGAAATTTTAAAGGATATAAAAAATGATATTTGTACTGTTTATAATCCAAACTCTTTAAATGATGAGGAATATATAAGTTTATTATTAAAAATATATTTTGGAGAATAAAATTTTTTTAAGGGATTTTGACTTGAGCAGCTCATATTTTTATGAGCTGCCATTTTTTATAAAAATTATTTAAGAATCAATTCATCTTTAAACAATCCCATCAAAATAATATCATGATATTGGCCATCTCTAAAAATCTCTTTTCTAGAAATTCCTTCTTCTTTAAAACCTACAGCTTGATAGCAAATAAGTCCTTGAAAATTAAAGGAAAAGCAATTTAGTTTAATCTTATGTATATTCATTTCTTGAAAAATAAAATTACAAAGAGTTCTGAGTGCATCGGCACCATATCCTCTTCCTTGGAATGGTTCTCCAAGCCAAATACCTACTGTTGCAAAACTATTTTTTCTATCTATCTTATTTATTCCACATCCTCCAATATATTCTCCTGTAGAACTACTTTCTATGGCAAAATTATAAAGTTCGCTTTCAAATATTAAATTTTTTTCTATAAATAAATTTTCATATTCAATGGCAGTGGGAGTATTTGTACCCATTAATAAAGTTCTTTTTACTTTGTTATTTTCAAATAAATTGTATAAAGTTTCTAAATCAGTTTTTTTATAAGCACGTAGATTTACTTTTTTTCCTTTAATCATAGGTACACTCCTTTTATAAATATAATTGAGAAAGTTTACCAAAAATAAATAAAATAATCAAGTAAAAAATATTAAAATTTCATAAGAATTTTATTTTCTAAGTTATTCAAAAGAGTTTGCTTCTTTAAAAATTGACTTCGTTTTTTACTAGGAATATCTTCTAAAGATTTTTTTTCTAAAGTTTTAGGAAATTTCCATAGATTATTTTCAGTTTTTATAGCTCCGAAAGATTCCCAGAAACTATCATAGTCAGCTAAAATAGTTCTATTACTTTTATATCTTAATGCAGTATAAATATGGCTATGATTACCTACAGCAAACTTATCAAGGGAATAATCTAAAGCTTTTTCTAAAAAATATAAAGATTCAATTATAATTTTTTTTGGAAATAAACCATAAAGATTTTTAGAACATTCTTTAACATATTCTTTGTCTAAATCTTTAGGTCCTTGGAGACCTCCAATGATTATTGCATAATCCTCATTTATCTTTACAAAACTAAATGTCACTGTAGATATTTCATTTTTCTTATCATCTAATAATTTTATATTTAATTCTCCTTCCTTATCAAAAACGGGATATAAATTTAAAATTATTGTAAATTCATTATCATTTTTTCCAATAATGTTTCCCAGTTGAAATTCTCCAGTTCTGTATAAACTTTCTTTAATATGCTTTGGAAAAAATTTATCTATAAATAAATAATTATCAATGATATTATTCATTTTAGATTTAATGGGATTGTTTATAATTAAATAGGGTCTATGAAGTTTACTTAAAAGAATAGGATAGTTATATATTGCTTTTTTTAAGTATTTGTGATTTTTTAAAAAATTTAAGTATTTTTTTGTATAAGGAAAAAATAAAAGACTTCTTGAATAAAATTTCCATCTTTTTTTACATGTATTTAATTGTCCCTTATTTTTTCCATTATTTATTACATCTTTGCA is a window encoding:
- a CDS encoding VirK/YbjX family protein gives rise to the protein MENIFMFCKDVINNGKNKGQLNTCKKRWKFYSRSLLFFPYTKKYLNFLKNHKYLKKAIYNYPILLSKLHRPYLIINNPIKSKMNNIIDNYLFIDKFFPKHIKESLYRTGEFQLGNIIGKNDNEFTIILNLYPVFDKEGELNIKLLDDKKNEISTVTFSFVKINEDYAIIIGGLQGPKDLDKEYVKECSKNLYGLFPKKIIIESLYFLEKALDYSLDKFAVGNHSHIYTALRYKSNRTILADYDSFWESFGAIKTENNLWKFPKTLEKKSLEDIPSKKRSQFLKKQTLLNNLENKILMKF
- a CDS encoding GNAT family N-acetyltransferase; translated protein: MIKGKKVNLRAYKKTDLETLYNLFENNKVKRTLLMGTNTPTAIEYENLFIEKNLIFESELYNFAIESSSTGEYIGGCGINKIDRKNSFATVGIWLGEPFQGRGYGADALRTLCNFIFQEMNIHKIKLNCFSFNFQGLICYQAVGFKEEGISRKEIFRDGQYHDIILMGLFKDELILK
- a CDS encoding 1-propanol dehydrogenase PduQ — protein: MNKFMIKPEIIFGEDSLNYLKDIKYNRFLIITDKSMVQLKLVDKITEKLPKDSKIKIFSEVEPNPTVDVVEKGVKELFFFQPQCIIALGGGSSIDACKGILYFGNKFFENLGKSNKNIEFIAIPTTSGTGSEVTSYSVITKGNSKIVLAYDEMLPKIALLNPGFMKTLPKKIIADTGIDVLTHGMEAYVSKNRNPFTNSMALEAIKLVSKNLLEHFENPKDLIPRENIQYASCLAGIAFNNSSLGINHSIAHSLGAKFHISHGRSNGIVMPYIIDVNDQGEEFYVEIADVLGLPGRTPKEKRQALKIYVEILKEKLEIPKSLKELGVDFEEFKKLLPEILKDIKNDICTVYNPNSLNDEEYISLLLKIYFGE
- a CDS encoding cupin domain-containing protein, producing MNEKVLEELIRKVILNELEKNGKKEIKFMDKSGIGVIKAQEIERERFDTGNPNDEVYVTDLFNLTESPRMGAGMMEMIKSAFDWTLNYDEIDYIIEGRLEIEIDGRKIVGEKGDVMVIPKNSSITFSAPEYAKFVYVVYPANWQEQQ